The proteins below come from a single Chitinophaga pinensis DSM 2588 genomic window:
- a CDS encoding urease accessory protein UreD, with the protein MTSELDIRAAARGTHTYLQHCYFTRPFKVANISGSRTGDLHLTMMTASPGILDGDFYQISVSLEKETSVHLYTQAYQRIFNMQHGARQRLQVKMAEGSSLYYLPHPSVPHEDAVFDGVSRIEMEDNCRLLWGEIITCGRKLSGEIFRCRYYRNTLELWQHNRLLFKDVTVLEPALISPAGTGQWETYSHQASLLWYDKQQDMTAMGDVIHECLSAEKGITAGVSRTASGALLLRILGQGGEQLYELFKKIALLAGVERKL; encoded by the coding sequence ATGACCAGTGAACTGGATATCAGGGCTGCCGCCAGAGGAACGCATACCTATCTGCAACACTGTTATTTTACCCGGCCTTTTAAGGTGGCAAATATCAGTGGTAGCAGAACGGGCGATTTGCACCTGACCATGATGACCGCTTCGCCGGGTATACTGGATGGGGATTTTTACCAGATTTCCGTCAGCCTGGAAAAGGAGACGTCCGTACACCTGTATACGCAGGCGTATCAACGGATCTTCAATATGCAGCATGGCGCCAGACAGCGTTTACAGGTGAAGATGGCGGAGGGCAGTAGTCTGTATTATCTGCCGCATCCTTCGGTGCCGCATGAGGACGCAGTATTTGATGGTGTCAGCCGCATAGAAATGGAAGATAATTGCCGCCTTTTATGGGGAGAGATCATCACCTGCGGAAGAAAGCTGAGCGGAGAAATATTCCGTTGCCGTTACTACCGGAATACGCTGGAATTGTGGCAGCATAATCGTTTATTATTCAAAGATGTAACGGTACTGGAACCAGCGCTTATATCACCGGCTGGTACAGGGCAATGGGAAACGTATTCACATCAGGCGTCACTGTTATGGTATGATAAACAACAGGATATGACGGCGATGGGAGATGTGATACATGAGTGTTTATCTGCCGAAAAAGGCATAACAGCCGGCGTCTCTCGTACTGCCTCCGGCGCGTTGTTGTTACGTATATTGGGACAGGGCGGAGAACAGTTATATGAACTATTTAAAAAGATAGCCTTACTGGCGGGCGTAGAAAGAAAACTCTAA
- a CDS encoding sulfite exporter TauE/SafE family protein: MHTELQVLILTAITISCLHTVTGPDHYIPFIALSRVRGWKIGKTLAWTLLCGIAHVGSSVLLGLLGIGLGWSLSEISGVEDLRGGLAGWALLTFGLLYTIWGLKRAWSNKVHKHFDVYDNGDIYVYEHKHGKIVYPQERMKVTPWVMLIIFGLGPCEPLIPLLTYPAAQHSTYGMTLLIVSFTLFTLLTMTGMVLLGYYGFSVLKTSRLERYVHALGGLTILVCGIGMVYLGW; this comes from the coding sequence ATGCATACTGAATTGCAGGTGCTGATACTGACGGCGATTACGATCAGCTGTCTGCATACGGTGACGGGCCCCGATCACTACATCCCCTTTATTGCCCTGAGCAGGGTAAGAGGCTGGAAAATAGGAAAGACCTTAGCCTGGACCTTACTGTGCGGTATTGCGCATGTGGGAAGCTCTGTATTGCTTGGATTGCTGGGTATTGGACTGGGCTGGTCCCTGTCTGAGATCAGCGGGGTGGAAGACCTGCGGGGAGGACTGGCAGGATGGGCCTTACTTACCTTCGGACTATTATACACTATCTGGGGGCTGAAACGGGCCTGGAGCAATAAAGTGCATAAACATTTCGATGTTTACGACAACGGAGATATCTACGTGTATGAACATAAACACGGAAAGATTGTTTATCCACAGGAGCGAATGAAAGTCACCCCCTGGGTAATGCTGATCATTTTCGGGCTTGGTCCCTGTGAACCATTGATCCCGTTGCTGACTTACCCGGCAGCACAGCATTCCACATATGGTATGACCCTGTTGATAGTGAGTTTTACGTTGTTTACACTGCTGACAATGACAGGAATGGTGTTATTGGGTTATTACGGGTTTTCTGTGTTGAAAACCAGTCGTTTGGAGCGTTATGTACATGCCTTGGGAGGGCTGACCATCCTGGTATGCGGCATCGGAATGGTGTACCTGGGATGGTAA
- the gndA gene encoding NADP-dependent phosphogluconate dehydrogenase, whose amino-acid sequence MAQSVFDFGMIGLGVMGRNLLLNMADHGFSVIGFDKDSTKTGALESAATAGTTVKGVAELATMVQLLERPRKLMMLVPAGQPVDDVIESLIPLLEKGDVVIDGGNSHYTDTLRRVKYLREKGIHFMGIGVSGGEKGARTGPSIMPGGDKEAYEKVKPMLEAISAKVNGEPCVAYLGREGAGHYVKMVHNGIEYSIMQLISEAYSLLKQAGLDNDQLHQIFKTWNEGDLQSFLIEITADIFLQKDDKTSARLVDVISDKAGSKGTGKWTSQDAMDLPVAIPVIDTAVALRTVSGYKDERVQAAALYKAPDAKLNVPVETWIQQVHDALHFGIIISYAQGLAMLHQASKELQMEIPLPEAVKVWRGGCIIRSTLLEVYTQAYKAAPDLPNILLDKNIAALVEGAITNTRAVVAQAAQTGAIAAGTMSALAYFDAYRTERMPTNLVQAQRDYFGAHTYQRIDIPGSFHTVWGE is encoded by the coding sequence ATGGCACAAAGCGTATTCGATTTTGGCATGATTGGTCTTGGCGTAATGGGGCGTAACCTGTTACTGAACATGGCTGATCATGGTTTTTCCGTTATTGGTTTTGATAAAGATAGTACCAAGACCGGGGCTCTGGAATCGGCTGCTACAGCTGGCACTACTGTAAAGGGAGTGGCAGAACTGGCAACCATGGTACAATTACTGGAGCGTCCGCGCAAGCTGATGATGTTGGTACCAGCCGGTCAGCCGGTGGATGATGTGATCGAATCACTGATCCCGCTGCTGGAAAAAGGTGATGTTGTGATCGACGGTGGTAACTCACATTATACAGATACATTACGCAGAGTAAAATACCTGCGCGAAAAGGGTATTCATTTCATGGGCATCGGCGTATCAGGCGGTGAGAAAGGCGCCCGTACGGGACCTAGCATCATGCCAGGTGGCGATAAAGAAGCTTATGAAAAAGTAAAACCAATGCTGGAAGCAATTTCTGCAAAGGTAAATGGTGAACCATGCGTTGCCTACCTCGGTAGGGAAGGTGCTGGTCACTATGTTAAAATGGTGCACAATGGTATCGAGTATTCCATCATGCAGCTGATCAGCGAAGCATATTCGTTGCTGAAGCAGGCAGGACTGGATAACGATCAGCTGCATCAGATATTCAAAACCTGGAATGAAGGCGATCTGCAATCTTTCCTGATTGAAATCACTGCGGATATCTTCCTGCAGAAAGATGACAAAACCAGCGCAAGACTGGTAGATGTGATCTCTGACAAAGCAGGTTCAAAAGGTACCGGTAAATGGACTTCACAGGATGCAATGGATCTGCCGGTAGCTATCCCGGTAATCGATACAGCAGTAGCACTGCGTACTGTATCAGGTTACAAAGATGAGCGCGTGCAGGCGGCTGCTTTATACAAAGCACCGGATGCGAAACTCAATGTACCGGTAGAAACCTGGATACAGCAGGTGCATGATGCATTACACTTCGGTATCATCATCAGCTATGCACAGGGTCTGGCAATGCTGCACCAGGCATCTAAAGAACTGCAGATGGAAATTCCTTTACCAGAAGCAGTAAAAGTATGGAGAGGCGGTTGTATCATCCGTTCTACCCTCCTGGAAGTATACACACAAGCTTACAAAGCTGCTCCGGATTTACCTAATATCTTACTGGACAAGAACATTGCCGCCCTGGTAGAAGGCGCTATCACTAACACGCGTGCCGTAGTAGCACAGGCTGCACAGACAGGCGCTATCGCTGCAGGTACCATGTCAGCACTGGCTTACTTCGACGCTTACCGCACAGAGCGTATGCCGACCAACCTGGTACAGGCACAACGCGACTACTTCGGTGCACATACTTATCAGCGTATAGATATACCTGGTAGTTTCCATACCGTTTGGGGAGAATAA
- the zwf gene encoding glucose-6-phosphate dehydrogenase: MQNHKRPPASIIFIFGGSGDLNYRKLSPALYNLFLDNYMPEKFAIAGIGRSPYDNSAYRERLLDGVQKFSRRKGEQNGHWNDFSQHVTYLQMDAEDRASYSAITDYVKAKEEEWGEHPNVIFYLSVAPQLMPAIAQKLGSLNLCSDKHSTRIVVEKPFGHDLQSAHELNELLLSMFSEEQIYRIDHYLGKETVQNLIALRFANALFEPLWNRNYIDHIQITASETVGLEGRGGYYENSGALRDMVQNHILQVMCMIAMEAPVSFDANEIRNKKVDVLNAIRKFTKDKIHENAVRGQYSAGWRQGKQMPGYREEKGVDPESATETYAAVKFFIDNWRWQGVPFYVRTGKNMHQKATNITLQFRQAPHYAFPAESAETWRPNRLTISIQPEMDIRIRFQAKRPGQSMELDPVEMVFNFDRQYGDDHAPEAYETLLLDVMEGDATLFMRADQVEAAWKVVMPILETWESRTPVDFPNYAPDSWGPEDADAMIARDGHAWINLPK, from the coding sequence ATGCAGAATCATAAACGTCCGCCTGCTTCCATCATCTTCATCTTCGGCGGCAGCGGCGACCTGAATTACAGAAAACTTTCGCCGGCTTTATACAACCTGTTCCTCGATAATTACATGCCGGAAAAATTTGCAATTGCCGGTATTGGCCGTAGTCCATATGACAATAGCGCTTATAGGGAACGTTTACTGGATGGTGTTCAGAAGTTCTCCCGCCGTAAAGGTGAGCAGAATGGCCATTGGAACGACTTCAGTCAGCATGTTACCTATCTGCAGATGGATGCGGAAGACCGCGCTTCTTACAGCGCGATCACTGATTATGTGAAGGCAAAAGAAGAAGAATGGGGTGAACATCCTAACGTGATCTTCTACCTCTCAGTTGCTCCGCAGCTGATGCCTGCTATCGCTCAGAAACTGGGTTCCCTGAACCTGTGCAGCGATAAACACAGTACCCGTATCGTGGTAGAAAAACCATTCGGTCATGACCTGCAAAGTGCGCATGAACTGAATGAACTGCTGCTCAGCATGTTCTCTGAAGAACAGATCTACCGTATTGACCACTACCTCGGTAAAGAAACCGTACAGAACCTCATCGCGCTGCGTTTTGCCAATGCGCTGTTTGAGCCTTTATGGAATCGTAACTATATAGATCACATACAGATCACCGCTTCTGAAACCGTAGGCCTGGAAGGTCGTGGCGGTTACTATGAGAACTCAGGTGCACTGCGCGATATGGTGCAGAACCACATCCTGCAGGTAATGTGTATGATCGCTATGGAAGCGCCTGTATCATTCGATGCAAACGAAATCCGTAACAAGAAAGTAGATGTACTTAACGCGATCCGTAAGTTCACAAAGGATAAGATCCATGAGAACGCTGTACGTGGTCAGTATTCTGCTGGCTGGAGACAAGGTAAACAGATGCCTGGTTATCGTGAAGAGAAAGGTGTAGATCCTGAATCAGCAACTGAAACTTACGCAGCGGTTAAATTCTTTATCGACAACTGGCGCTGGCAGGGTGTACCGTTCTACGTACGTACCGGTAAAAACATGCACCAGAAAGCGACCAATATTACCCTGCAGTTCCGTCAGGCGCCGCACTACGCGTTCCCTGCTGAATCAGCAGAAACATGGCGTCCAAACCGCCTGACCATCAGCATCCAGCCAGAAATGGATATCCGTATCCGCTTCCAGGCAAAACGACCGGGTCAGAGCATGGAACTGGATCCGGTGGAAATGGTATTCAACTTCGATCGTCAGTATGGTGACGACCATGCGCCTGAAGCATACGAAACACTGCTGCTGGACGTAATGGAAGGAGATGCGACCTTGTTCATGCGCGCTGACCAGGTAGAAGCTGCCTGGAAAGTGGTAATGCCGATCCTGGAAACATGGGAATCCCGCACACCGGTTGACTTTCCTAACTACGCTCCTGATTCCTGGGGGCCTGAAGATGCAGACGCCATGATCGCAAGAGATGGACATGCCTGGATCAATCTACCTAAATAA
- the pgl gene encoding 6-phosphogluconolactonase, protein MELHIAKNTQELSENLAAWISNYIQEVLQDQPIFTWALSGGSTPKALYTLLTKEPYKLIIPWEKIHFFWGDERAVPFEDERNNARMAYETLLDVVGVPSENIHVMRTDIEPEAAAKEYESILKKYFEDSDTTFDLVLLGMGDDGHTLSLFPGLPIVHEKKAWVKAFFLQAQDMYRITLTAPVVNEAACVIFMATGAGKALTLKSVIEGDFEAEKFPSQLIRPQDGELHWFVDEAAAGALEM, encoded by the coding sequence ATGGAATTACACATAGCAAAGAACACCCAGGAACTGAGTGAAAACCTGGCGGCCTGGATCAGCAATTACATCCAGGAAGTATTACAGGACCAGCCCATCTTTACATGGGCGCTCTCCGGGGGAAGTACGCCAAAGGCATTATACACGCTGCTCACAAAAGAGCCTTATAAGTTGATCATTCCATGGGAGAAAATTCACTTCTTCTGGGGCGACGAAAGGGCCGTACCTTTTGAAGATGAGCGTAATAACGCCCGTATGGCTTACGAAACCCTGCTGGACGTAGTAGGCGTACCTTCAGAAAATATCCATGTTATGCGCACGGATATCGAACCGGAAGCCGCAGCAAAAGAATATGAGTCTATCCTGAAGAAATACTTCGAAGACAGCGATACCACTTTTGATCTCGTGCTCTTAGGTATGGGCGACGACGGACATACCCTGTCCCTCTTCCCTGGTCTGCCGATCGTACACGAAAAGAAAGCATGGGTAAAAGCCTTCTTCCTGCAGGCACAGGATATGTACCGTATCACACTGACGGCTCCTGTCGTAAATGAAGCTGCCTGCGTGATATTCATGGCTACTGGTGCTGGTAAAGCCCTGACGTTGAAAAGTGTAATAGAAGGCGACTTCGAAGCTGAAAAATTCCCTTCCCAGCTGATCCGTCCACAAGATGGAGAACTGCACTGGTTTGTGGATGAAGCAGCTGCAGGTGCGCTGGAGATGTAA
- a CDS encoding alpha-L-fucosidase gives MKKIILYAAAFLLGCAPLAAQQYSADWASLNKRGIPAWFNQAKFGIFIHWGVYAVPSFAVVGPGGYSEWYWYQLDGANDETHKKVRAFHDKNYGKDFGYQQFESQFKAELFDPAQWADVFKRSGAKYVVLTSKHHEGYCLWDNKQADSVWGRPWNAVTGTPKRDLLGDLTSEVRKAGLKMGYYYSLYEWFNPLWKKDKASYVKNVMTPQFKDLVTRYKPSVIFSDGEWEQSDTAWHSAELLAWLFNESPVKDEVAVDDRWGSNTRGHNNGATYLTSEYGSGMQPGVVWEESQGIGNSYGYNRMETVNDYKKSNDLVVLLVDIVSRGGNLLLDIGPTADGRIPVIMQQRLVDIGAWLETNGEAIYNTTPWKETRQWSVGNRPVVKEASFMSDYNVAKMIKPSKEYAHIEMFFTKKDDALYCIATSYTPQLRIKNFTPAKQAKAVILGSDKAITWKQQGKDCVVDLSGLRPGDLGNNLFVVKIQ, from the coding sequence ATGAAAAAAATCATCCTCTATGCAGCCGCATTCCTTTTAGGCTGTGCGCCGCTGGCCGCTCAGCAATATTCCGCCGACTGGGCTTCACTGAACAAGCGTGGTATCCCTGCCTGGTTTAATCAGGCCAAGTTCGGGATCTTCATACACTGGGGGGTGTATGCGGTACCTTCTTTTGCAGTGGTCGGTCCGGGCGGTTATTCAGAATGGTATTGGTATCAGCTGGATGGTGCGAATGATGAAACGCATAAAAAAGTGCGTGCCTTTCATGATAAAAATTATGGGAAGGATTTTGGCTATCAGCAGTTTGAATCGCAGTTTAAAGCAGAGCTGTTTGATCCTGCTCAGTGGGCGGATGTCTTCAAACGCTCCGGAGCGAAATATGTCGTACTGACCTCCAAACACCATGAAGGCTATTGCCTCTGGGATAATAAACAGGCTGATTCTGTATGGGGCAGACCCTGGAATGCAGTAACCGGTACACCCAAAAGAGACCTGCTGGGTGACCTGACCAGCGAGGTAAGAAAAGCCGGACTGAAAATGGGCTACTATTACTCCCTATACGAGTGGTTCAACCCTCTCTGGAAGAAAGACAAAGCCAGCTACGTGAAAAACGTGATGACACCTCAGTTCAAAGACCTGGTGACCCGTTATAAACCTTCTGTGATCTTCTCTGACGGAGAATGGGAACAGTCAGACACCGCCTGGCATAGCGCGGAATTACTGGCCTGGTTATTCAATGAATCTCCTGTGAAAGATGAAGTAGCAGTAGATGACCGTTGGGGTAGTAATACCAGGGGACATAACAACGGCGCCACCTATCTGACCTCTGAATACGGCAGCGGTATGCAACCGGGTGTGGTATGGGAAGAAAGCCAGGGTATCGGTAATTCCTATGGCTACAACAGAATGGAAACGGTGAATGATTACAAGAAGAGCAATGACCTGGTCGTATTACTGGTGGATATCGTATCCCGTGGTGGTAACCTTCTGCTGGATATCGGACCCACTGCCGATGGTAGAATACCGGTGATCATGCAGCAACGCCTGGTAGATATCGGCGCCTGGCTGGAAACCAATGGTGAGGCAATCTACAATACGACACCCTGGAAAGAAACGCGTCAGTGGAGTGTGGGCAACCGTCCGGTGGTAAAGGAAGCCAGCTTTATGTCAGACTATAACGTTGCCAAGATGATAAAGCCTTCCAAAGAATACGCGCATATCGAGATGTTCTTTACAAAGAAGGACGATGCTTTATACTGTATCGCAACTAGTTATACACCACAGCTGCGTATTAAAAACTTTACACCCGCTAAACAGGCGAAAGCAGTTATTTTGGGTAGTGATAAAGCGATTACCTGGAAACAGCAAGGTAAGGATTGTGTTGTAGATTTGTCGGGCTTACGTCCGGGTGATCTTGGTAACAACCTGTTTGTCGTTAAGATCCAATAA
- a CDS encoding S8 family peptidase, with product MNARLLKFSLLFLLHLCIVFQLFAQDRLRIDSISILYADTSGNASPYFLVRFNHFPGNEVLSRHGLVRSLSSEHHILQDVRFDTAEAKKVVSVNKANYNWKCSDQLVQELSKTALKDSIRVQVSYTQDIRQLRYCRPFSIATDYRVALAVVQKKAWALFTAQEQVRFADRLRTPHTEVIINNALPSIDFINALQQQYPTLQGAHHIVGIKEELFDTTDIDLLGKSVPSPLAANTLNPHATMMATLIAGTGNSGLRGKGVAIKARLSSSDYLRLLPDPNDYFKNAGISLQNHSYGTTIENQYAAEAVAYDAQIFTLDTLLHVFSSGNIGNTAPQEGLYKGLTGYANLSGTFKQSKNVLIAGGVDTNYFVPALSSKGPAFDGRVAPQVVAFGQAGTSDAAATTTGIATLVQEAYMQTYGSRPSAAMVKAILINSADDTGTPGPDYSSGFGILNALAAVETIKDKHVISGVVAADNTASFTLTIPANTARLKATLVWNDPPASELAVKALLNDLDVSFVEETGKQHLPWVLSTYPHADSLKKPAYKGRDTLNNIEQITIDMPAAGKGRLIVRANQLRAGNTQRFSLAYQFVPVSSFEWQYPAAGEQLTSGTNISVRWRTLHPGNGTLAYSIDSGATWLTIAANLPLSAGNTRWNIPAVFSQGLLRITTADTSWISPPFNISPPVAINIGFNCPDTLLVYWRGVQNARAYDVQTVTGQTLSRLTLTSDTILSIPKTQLHAPFITIRPVHKDGWTGMQSSTYNYEQQGVSCFFRQVLADVMEDNSVDISVVLSSLLRIKKVYWERLQGNDFVTLSSQDIGLEDTYIFKDIPGRSGIFYYRVKLELTDGRIIYSDIQSVQLLINQDFHLFPVPAGQELTLISNRLGDFRLRITDMTGRTIFAGPLTSVRQTYSLKGIAPGVYLCVIYEGAQKIFVKRFIKAGD from the coding sequence ATGAATGCCCGCTTGCTGAAATTCAGTCTACTCTTTCTACTTCACCTATGCATTGTATTTCAACTATTTGCACAGGACCGTCTGCGCATTGACAGTATCAGTATCCTGTATGCAGATACTAGCGGTAACGCTTCGCCCTATTTCCTGGTCAGATTCAACCATTTTCCGGGGAATGAAGTGCTGTCCAGACATGGACTCGTCCGCTCATTAAGCAGTGAACACCACATCCTGCAGGATGTCCGATTTGATACTGCGGAGGCGAAAAAAGTCGTCTCTGTCAATAAAGCAAATTATAACTGGAAATGTAGTGATCAGCTGGTACAGGAACTGAGTAAAACCGCACTGAAGGATAGCATACGCGTACAGGTATCTTATACACAGGATATCCGGCAGTTACGCTATTGCCGTCCTTTTAGTATTGCAACGGATTACCGGGTAGCATTAGCGGTCGTACAAAAGAAAGCGTGGGCATTGTTTACCGCACAGGAACAGGTGCGTTTTGCGGACAGATTACGTACACCACATACAGAGGTGATTATCAATAACGCATTACCCTCCATTGACTTTATAAACGCATTACAGCAGCAATATCCCACTTTGCAGGGAGCGCATCATATAGTGGGCATCAAGGAAGAACTGTTTGACACAACAGATATCGACCTGCTGGGGAAATCGGTTCCTTCTCCCCTGGCGGCTAATACCCTGAATCCACATGCGACCATGATGGCCACCCTGATCGCAGGAACCGGTAATTCAGGACTAAGAGGAAAAGGCGTAGCGATCAAAGCAAGGCTTAGTTCCTCTGACTACCTGCGCCTCCTGCCCGATCCTAATGACTACTTCAAAAATGCAGGTATCAGTCTGCAAAATCACTCCTATGGTACCACCATCGAAAATCAATATGCCGCAGAAGCAGTCGCCTATGACGCGCAGATTTTTACACTGGACACACTCTTACATGTCTTTTCTTCCGGTAATATCGGCAATACGGCGCCACAGGAAGGATTGTATAAGGGGCTAACAGGATATGCTAATCTGAGTGGCACTTTTAAACAATCCAAGAATGTACTCATAGCAGGTGGCGTAGATACCAATTACTTTGTACCCGCACTGAGTTCCAAAGGACCTGCTTTTGACGGCCGTGTTGCGCCACAGGTGGTTGCTTTCGGACAAGCAGGTACTTCTGATGCAGCTGCAACGACCACGGGTATTGCCACGCTGGTACAGGAAGCTTATATGCAGACATATGGTAGCCGACCATCCGCAGCCATGGTGAAAGCAATATTGATCAATAGTGCAGACGATACCGGTACACCCGGCCCCGATTATAGCAGTGGTTTTGGCATCCTGAATGCACTGGCCGCTGTGGAAACCATAAAAGACAAGCATGTAATCAGCGGTGTAGTTGCTGCGGATAATACCGCCAGCTTCACTTTGACTATTCCGGCAAACACAGCCCGTTTAAAAGCGACACTCGTCTGGAATGATCCCCCCGCTTCCGAACTGGCTGTAAAAGCATTGCTCAATGACCTGGATGTTTCTTTTGTAGAAGAAACCGGAAAGCAACATCTCCCCTGGGTATTAAGTACTTATCCACATGCAGATTCCCTAAAGAAACCTGCCTATAAAGGACGGGATACGCTGAATAACATTGAACAGATCACCATCGATATGCCTGCAGCAGGTAAAGGGCGATTGATCGTACGCGCCAATCAATTACGCGCGGGTAATACACAACGTTTCTCGCTGGCATATCAGTTTGTACCGGTATCTTCCTTTGAATGGCAATATCCGGCAGCAGGGGAACAACTCACTTCAGGCACCAATATTTCCGTTCGCTGGCGCACCCTGCATCCTGGAAACGGGACGCTGGCTTACAGTATCGATAGTGGCGCTACCTGGCTTACCATCGCTGCCAATCTTCCTTTATCAGCAGGCAATACGCGCTGGAATATACCCGCTGTATTCAGTCAGGGTTTATTGCGCATCACCACTGCCGATACCAGCTGGATCAGTCCTCCTTTCAACATATCGCCACCTGTCGCCATCAATATCGGTTTTAACTGTCCGGATACCTTGCTGGTCTACTGGCGGGGCGTACAAAATGCCCGCGCTTATGACGTGCAGACCGTGACAGGACAAACCCTCTCCCGGCTGACACTCACCAGTGATACTATACTCTCTATCCCTAAAACCCAATTACATGCTCCCTTTATTACCATACGCCCCGTGCATAAAGACGGATGGACCGGTATGCAGAGCAGTACCTACAACTATGAGCAACAGGGCGTCAGTTGTTTCTTCCGGCAGGTACTGGCCGATGTAATGGAAGATAACAGTGTTGATATTTCTGTAGTGCTGAGTAGTTTGCTGCGAATAAAGAAAGTCTACTGGGAAAGGCTGCAGGGGAATGATTTTGTCACCCTTTCTTCACAGGACATTGGGTTGGAAGATACTTACATCTTTAAAGACATCCCCGGGCGTTCCGGCATCTTCTATTACAGGGTTAAACTGGAGCTGACAGACGGACGGATTATTTACTCTGATATACAATCGGTACAACTGCTGATTAACCAGGATTTCCACCTCTTCCCGGTACCGGCAGGACAGGAATTGACACTGATCAGCAACAGACTGGGCGACTTCCGTCTACGGATTACAGACATGACCGGACGGACCATTTTTGCAGGGCCACTCACCAGTGTGCGACAGACGTACTCCTTAAAAGGAATAGCGCCCGGCGTATACCTGTGTGTGATATACGAGGGCGCTCAGAAAATATTTGTGAAACGCTTTATTAAAGCGGGAGATTAA